The Methanocella sp. genome contains the following window.
TGTTCGTCATATATCCCCTATCAGCAGTAGCGATTCTTCCTTTAACCTACCGCTTTGTACACCCAAAGAATTCCTGGTGGATGGCACTATTGGCGACTATGTTTGCCATGACTGTTTCATTCATGATGCACTACCAAGACGCTGCTATCCCTCCCCAAGGCCCGCCCCCGACGTATGTTAATAACTTGGCGAATGGGACGACGGCCGTATTGGAAATGATGGCATATGCGGCAGTGGGCTATGCTATCCTAATCGGTATAATAAAGATATTAAATTTTTATAAGGGAAGAAGAGCTAAATCATGACATTTGGCGAAATGCGACCAAATACCTTTTGAAAGTAGACTCTTTATTATAAACAGTTTCAGTGGTTAACAAAAAGAATAAAAATAGCTTACCTGTGCCCCATGCGGTTGGCCAAGTTCGGGTCCTGTACGCGGATCTCATACTCGTCGTTCTCGAATGCTTTCATGGCAGGCTTCACAAGCTCAGCGGTCGTGATGCCAAAGTACGTCTGGCCCCTTGCTTTCCTGGCGCCCTTATCCAGATTCGTATCAACCATAGGCGGTATAAGTTCGAACACCTTGACAGGCGTACCTTCCAGTTGCTGTCTGAGTGTCAGGCTAAAGGAATGCATGGCAGCCTTGGTGGCACAATACACCGGCATCGCAGGCATCGGATAGAACGCTAGTCCCGACGAGACGTTCACGACCGCCGCCTCTTTCTGCTTTAACAGGTGCGGTACACATAAAGCGGTTAAATATACCGGCGCCCGGAAGTTCACTTCTATCTCA
Protein-coding sequences here:
- a CDS encoding SDR family oxidoreductase, whose translation is AKKKLPKLNVKKCDVSKEPEREALFDWAVSNFKDLNILVNNAGIQRMIDFKKGTADLLNHRAEDGEDEIEVNFRAPVYLTALCVPHLLKQKEAAVVNVSSGLAFYPMPAMPVYCATKAAMHSFSLTLRQQLEGTPVKVFELIPPMVDTNLDKGARKARGQTYFGITTAELVKPAMKAFENDEYEIRVQDPNLANRMGHR